The following coding sequences are from one Aliarcobacter skirrowii CCUG 10374 window:
- a CDS encoding tellurium resistance protein TerC: MLALSRFSGFLIFLSFIFTLYSYFFNENLQIVAVVSIWLAATILFFTLKKRKLISILLLLSFLSLLYCYFNDIKIDFYKAFSINLYLLNLLIAVGFLKLIATPRSEKGIELPSGKSSFIKTYLSIHLFGSVINLSALLLVADKMYKKGKLSTLQIVLLTRSFASDAYWSPFFVAFAAAITYAPNLQTLTIIFFGIFLAIATFIITLIEVNYNKKFDLSTFQGYPLSLQTLFIPLLLAIFVLFTHHFYEDLKIIVLISLFSLLLTLFILPIKKGFFESFKILKFYIIDDLPKMKSELTLFLVAGIFGIFIGTTLLSFDFKLPFEIFDYKTASIVLLTFIILGFIGIHPIISISILGDFFVNANHTLLAMTFLMSWATTVSTSPISGLNLTLSSRYSCNPKEIFKLNIVYAIKIYFVCLIFLYLLSHFLNI; this comes from the coding sequence ATGTTGGCACTTTCAAGATTTTCAGGATTTTTAATATTTTTATCATTTATTTTTACACTCTACTCATACTTTTTTAATGAAAATCTTCAAATAGTAGCTGTTGTATCAATTTGGTTAGCTGCTACAATTTTGTTTTTTACATTAAAAAAGAGAAAACTTATATCAATACTTCTACTTTTATCCTTTTTATCCCTTTTATACTGCTATTTTAATGATATAAAAATAGATTTTTACAAAGCATTTAGTATAAATTTATATCTTCTAAATCTTTTAATAGCAGTTGGATTTTTAAAACTTATTGCAACTCCTAGAAGTGAAAAGGGTATTGAACTTCCAAGTGGAAAAAGCTCATTTATAAAAACATATTTAAGTATTCATCTATTTGGTTCAGTTATAAATCTATCAGCCCTACTTTTGGTTGCTGATAAAATGTACAAAAAAGGGAAATTGAGTACTTTACAAATAGTTTTACTTACTCGATCATTTGCAAGTGATGCTTACTGGTCACCTTTTTTTGTGGCATTTGCAGCTGCTATTACTTATGCTCCAAATTTACAAACGCTTACAATAATCTTTTTTGGAATATTTTTAGCAATAGCAACTTTTATAATTACGCTAATTGAAGTAAACTACAATAAAAAGTTTGATTTATCAACATTTCAAGGCTATCCTTTGTCTTTACAAACACTTTTTATTCCACTTCTATTAGCTATTTTTGTTCTATTTACTCACCATTTTTACGAAGATCTTAAAATTATTGTTTTAATCTCACTTTTCTCTTTACTTCTTACTCTTTTTATTTTACCTATAAAAAAAGGTTTTTTTGAAAGTTTTAAAATATTAAAATTTTATATTATTGATGACTTACCAAAAATGAAGAGTGAATTAACACTATTTTTAGTGGCTGGTATTTTTGGAATTTTTATAGGAACTACTCTTTTATCATTTGATTTTAAACTCCCTTTTGAAATTTTTGATTACAAAACAGCTTCAATTGTTTTACTTACTTTTATAATTTTAGGTTTTATTGGAATTCATCCAATTATATCTATATCAATTTTGGGAGATTTTTTTGTCAACGCAAATCACACTCTTCTTGCTATGACTTTTTTAATGTCATGGGCAACAACAGTATCAACCTCTCCAATATCTGGGTTAAATCTAACTTTAAGTTCAAGATACTCTTGCAATCCAAAAGAGATTTTTAAATTAAATATTGTTTATGCAATCAAGATTTATTTTGTATGTCTTATATTTTTATATCTTTTATCGCATTTTTTAAACATTTAA
- a CDS encoding anion permease, whose amino-acid sequence MSSRNIKLLIPVLVAVVMWFIPAPEGLSQNAWHFLAIFLAVVVGLILEPIPAALIGFAGVALIAALGLIGNPTMSINWALSGFSNSVIWLIFAAFMFALGYKKTGLGKRVSLLMVKYMGKSTLGLGYAVAFSDLVLAPFMPSNTARSAGTIYPIAINIPQIFNSLPNNEPRKIGSYITWVAIASTSVTSSMFLTALAPNLLAVDLMGRHTQHTLTWMEWATIMVPIMIPLFLLTPWLTYVIYPPTQKKSPEAPKWAAEELKKLGNVTFKEYLMAGLAVVALVLWIFGKEIGINATTTAICVMTVMVLTGIISWDDLLSEKAAFNVFIWFATLVALADGLKRVGVLDFIGKNSESMLSGLDTMALIISLLVLFYVLHYFFASTTAHVTALVPLFMVIATTFIPADQIIPFMVLLAGSLGVMGIITPYGSGPNPIWYGAGYISQAKWWGLGAIFGGLYLIFIILGVFIFM is encoded by the coding sequence ATGTCGTCACGAAATATAAAACTACTAATACCTGTTCTTGTAGCAGTTGTTATGTGGTTTATACCAGCACCAGAAGGCTTGTCACAAAATGCATGGCATTTTTTAGCAATATTTTTAGCTGTAGTTGTTGGACTTATTCTTGAACCAATTCCAGCAGCACTAATTGGTTTTGCAGGTGTGGCTTTAATAGCTGCATTAGGATTAATTGGAAATCCAACAATGAGTATAAACTGGGCTCTATCTGGTTTTAGCAATAGTGTTATTTGGTTAATATTTGCGGCTTTTATGTTTGCACTTGGTTACAAAAAAACAGGTCTTGGAAAAAGAGTATCTTTGCTAATGGTTAAATATATGGGTAAAAGCACTTTAGGTTTAGGTTATGCAGTTGCATTTTCTGATTTAGTTTTAGCTCCATTTATGCCTTCAAATACAGCAAGAAGTGCTGGAACTATCTATCCAATAGCAATTAATATTCCTCAAATTTTCAACTCACTACCAAATAATGAGCCACGAAAAATTGGATCTTATATTACTTGGGTAGCAATAGCTTCAACTTCTGTAACAAGCTCTATGTTTTTAACAGCTCTTGCTCCAAACTTACTTGCAGTTGATTTAATGGGAAGACATACACAACATACACTTACTTGGATGGAGTGGGCAACTATAATGGTTCCAATTATGATTCCACTATTTTTGCTAACGCCTTGGTTAACTTATGTTATTTATCCACCAACACAAAAGAAATCTCCTGAAGCTCCAAAATGGGCAGCTGAAGAGTTAAAAAAACTAGGAAATGTTACATTTAAAGAGTATTTAATGGCAGGACTTGCAGTTGTTGCTTTAGTTCTTTGGATTTTTGGAAAAGAGATAGGAATAAATGCTACAACAACTGCTATTTGTGTTATGACTGTTATGGTTCTTACAGGAATTATCTCTTGGGATGACTTACTAAGTGAAAAAGCTGCATTTAATGTATTTATATGGTTCGCCACTTTAGTTGCACTAGCCGATGGATTAAAAAGAGTTGGTGTTTTAGATTTTATAGGTAAAAACTCTGAATCTATGCTATCAGGACTTGATACAATGGCTTTAATAATATCTCTACTTGTTTTATTTTATGTACTTCACTACTTCTTTGCTAGTACAACTGCTCATGTTACTGCATTAGTTCCATTATTTATGGTTATTGCAACAACATTTATACCAGCAGATCAAATAATTCCATTTATGGTTTTACTTGCAGGAAGTTTAGGAGTTATGGGAATTATTACTCCTTATGGAAGTGGACCAAACCCAATTTGGTATGGTGCTGGATATATCTCTCAAGCAAAATGGTGGGGATTAGGAGCAATATTTGGTGGTTTATATCTAATATTTATAATTTTAGGTGTATTTATATTTATGTAA
- a CDS encoding sulfite exporter TauE/SafE family protein has protein sequence MEFTTEFLIFASIVIFLSALVQATIGFGFPMIATPLLAMVTDMKTAVIYVAIPTLVLNLSVLIIEGNFLQTIKRFYLLAIIAMIGSAIGTQILIYSNSEVFKFLLAISILFYLFSQKISFEMPWVRSKPNLATFIFGLSAGVIGGLTNVMALVLIIYSLESRHTKKEIIQSTNLCFMFGKIIQIAIFIAHGSFTQEILEISLYNLLIVGICLMIGFNLRKKIASDSYFKFIKAFLFFMAIALILQTIF, from the coding sequence ATGGAATTTACTACAGAATTTTTAATTTTTGCTTCTATTGTTATTTTTTTATCGGCATTAGTTCAAGCTACTATTGGTTTTGGCTTTCCTATGATAGCAACTCCTCTTCTTGCAATGGTGACAGATATGAAAACAGCTGTTATATATGTTGCGATTCCTACTTTAGTATTAAATTTAAGTGTATTAATTATTGAAGGAAATTTTTTACAAACCATAAAAAGGTTTTATCTTTTGGCTATTATTGCAATGATTGGAAGTGCAATAGGGACACAAATTTTGATTTATAGTAATTCTGAAGTATTTAAATTTCTTTTAGCAATTTCAATTCTTTTTTATCTTTTTAGCCAAAAAATATCTTTTGAAATGCCTTGGGTAAGAAGTAAACCAAATTTAGCAACTTTTATTTTTGGTTTAAGTGCTGGAGTTATTGGTGGTTTAACAAATGTTATGGCATTAGTATTAATTATCTATTCTTTAGAATCAAGACATACTAAAAAAGAGATAATTCAATCTACAAATCTCTGTTTTATGTTTGGAAAAATTATTCAAATAGCTATTTTCATAGCTCATGGTTCATTTACTCAAGAGATATTAGAAATATCTTTATATAATCTTTTAATTGTTGGAATCTGTTTGATGATAGGTTTTAATTTAAGAAAAAAGATAGCTTCAGATAGTTACTTTAAATTTATAAAAGCTTTTTTATTTTTTATGGCAATAGCTTTGATTTTACAAACAATTTTTTAA
- the dsbD gene encoding protein-disulfide reductase DsbD: MKKIFLFLALFVYSFSLDFENRVLEPEEAFKVNFVQNEDNLVIKLELGKDIYLYDDKLQINITKPKKVELLKELELPKPVVYDDFIVHFDDLNINISYSLLKSKLDSNKYEIEFKFQGCSKAGLCYAPMSEKTIIDLNNVVVQTLEDNLNKRDEKPVLKEVLENENLSETDSIATVLKDSSTILVLATFFGFGLLLAFTPCVFPMIPILSSIIVKASQNESMSAKKGFLMSFVYVLAMSFAYSLAGVIAGIFGANLQASLQNPYVLVVFALIFIALAFSMFGYFEIRLPASLQTKINKTTDGKEKQGMLGIAIMGFLSALIVGPCVAPPLAGALVYIGQTGDALLGGLALFVMSLGMGVPLLLIGAGAGKFMPKPGGWMQGVTKIFGIVMLAVAIWLLERVINPSITIYLWALLFLGTGIYLKIYTHLIFELIRLVITIIGVILLVGAISGATNVLKPLEKFTSNKSFVKEDELKFIKIKNIKELEDAILKSSNPIMLDFWATWCVSCKELDEITFKNDEVIKRLQNFTLLKVDVTQNSDDDKAIQKRFGVVGPPALIFWDENKQEVKSAKIVGYKNPKEFLEILDKNFKN; this comes from the coding sequence ATGAAAAAAATATTTCTCTTTTTAGCACTTTTTGTCTACTCTTTTTCACTAGATTTTGAAAATAGAGTTTTAGAACCAGAAGAGGCTTTTAAAGTAAATTTTGTACAAAATGAAGATAACTTAGTTATAAAATTAGAGTTAGGAAAAGATATATATTTATATGATGATAAACTCCAAATAAATATTACAAAACCAAAAAAAGTTGAACTTTTAAAAGAGTTAGAACTTCCAAAACCAGTTGTTTATGATGATTTTATTGTTCATTTTGATGATTTAAATATAAATATTTCATATAGTTTATTAAAATCAAAACTAGATTCAAATAAGTATGAAATTGAGTTTAAATTTCAAGGTTGCTCAAAAGCAGGGCTTTGTTATGCTCCTATGAGTGAAAAAACTATTATTGATTTAAATAATGTAGTTGTTCAAACTTTAGAGGATAACTTAAATAAAAGAGACGAAAAACCAGTTTTAAAAGAAGTTTTAGAAAATGAAAATTTAAGTGAAACAGACTCAATAGCAACTGTTTTAAAAGATTCTAGCACAATTCTTGTTCTTGCAACATTTTTTGGATTTGGTCTTTTATTAGCATTTACCCCTTGTGTTTTTCCTATGATTCCAATTTTGTCTTCTATTATTGTTAAAGCTTCTCAAAATGAGAGTATGAGTGCCAAAAAAGGCTTTTTAATGTCTTTTGTTTATGTTTTAGCTATGAGTTTTGCATATTCATTAGCAGGAGTTATTGCAGGAATTTTTGGTGCAAACTTACAAGCTAGTTTACAAAATCCTTATGTCTTGGTAGTTTTTGCACTTATATTTATAGCTCTTGCTTTTTCAATGTTTGGATATTTTGAAATAAGACTTCCAGCATCTTTACAAACAAAGATAAATAAAACAACTGATGGTAAAGAGAAGCAAGGAATGTTAGGAATTGCTATTATGGGATTTTTATCAGCACTTATTGTTGGTCCTTGTGTTGCTCCTCCACTTGCAGGAGCATTAGTTTATATAGGACAAACAGGAGATGCACTTCTTGGTGGATTGGCACTTTTTGTAATGAGTTTAGGAATGGGAGTTCCCCTTCTTTTAATAGGAGCTGGAGCTGGTAAATTTATGCCAAAGCCAGGTGGTTGGATGCAAGGTGTTACAAAAATATTTGGAATAGTGATGTTAGCAGTTGCTATTTGGCTACTTGAAAGAGTTATTAATCCAAGTATAACTATATATTTATGGGCACTTTTATTTTTAGGAACTGGTATTTATTTAAAAATATATACGCATTTAATCTTTGAGTTAATAAGATTAGTTATAACAATTATTGGAGTGATTTTACTTGTAGGTGCTATTAGTGGTGCTACAAATGTTTTAAAACCACTTGAAAAGTTTACAAGTAATAAATCTTTTGTAAAAGAAGATGAGCTTAAATTTATAAAAATAAAAAATATAAAAGAGCTTGAAGATGCAATTTTAAAATCTTCAAACCCTATAATGCTTGATTTTTGGGCAACTTGGTGTGTCTCATGCAAAGAGTTAGATGAGATTACTTTTAAAAATGATGAGGTTATTAAAAGACTTCAAAATTTTACACTTTTAAAAGTTGATGTTACACAAAATAGTGATGATGATAAGGCAATTCAAAAAAGATTTGGAGTTGTTGGACCACCTGCGTTAATATTTTGGGATGAGAATAAACAAGAGGTAAAAAGTGCAAAGATTGTTGGATATAAAAATCCAAAAGAGTTTTTAGAAATCTTAGATAAAAACTTCAAGAATTAA
- a CDS encoding thioredoxin family protein gives MIKIFIFALLSLISLNAYEKLNIDNFDEKIKGKNAIIDFYASWCPPCKILAVNLEDFEIIKPDNVEIFKVNIEDELVLAKRYGVKKLPTLIYFKDGKPIKEYVGIKTPQELLESSKIDFK, from the coding sequence ATGATTAAAATTTTTATTTTTGCACTACTTTCTTTAATCTCTTTAAATGCATATGAAAAGTTAAATATTGATAATTTTGATGAAAAAATTAAGGGTAAAAATGCAATTATTGATTTTTATGCCTCTTGGTGTCCACCTTGTAAAATATTAGCAGTAAATTTAGAAGATTTCGAAATTATAAAACCTGATAATGTAGAGATTTTTAAGGTTAATATTGAAGATGAACTAGTTTTAGCAAAAAGATATGGAGTAAAAAAATTACCAACTTTAATATACTTTAAAGATGGTAAACCAATTAAAGAGTATGTTGGAATAAAAACACCTCAAGAGCTTTTAGAGAGTTCAAAAATAGATTTTAAGTAG
- the rimK gene encoding 30S ribosomal protein S6--L-glutamate ligase — MLIYILSRNENLYSTKRLYEEVLNKGWEARVIDYLKCTIEIMKNELVVNYEGEVLKVPDAIIPRIGASRTFFGAAIVRHFEMQDVFSTTGNLALTRSRDKLRSLQVLSKNGVDLPRTVFASNKSNAKDVIALSGGTPLVLKILEGTQGVGVVLVDSKKAAKSVLDAFYGMDVNLLVQEYIEEANGSDIRVFIVGGEVVAAMRRQGAEGDFRSNLHQGGNASIYKLNRKEKTTALAAARAMGLGVCGVDMIISKRGPLVMEVNSSPGLEGIEKSTNINVAQKIIDYIQNSVNPTTTDNQKRKKLKKDSIGA, encoded by the coding sequence ATGTTAATTTATATCTTGTCAAGAAATGAGAATCTTTATTCGACAAAAAGATTGTATGAAGAGGTTTTGAATAAAGGTTGGGAAGCAAGAGTTATTGATTATTTAAAATGTACAATTGAGATTATGAAAAATGAGCTTGTTGTAAATTATGAAGGAGAGGTTTTAAAAGTTCCAGATGCAATAATTCCAAGAATTGGAGCAAGTAGAACATTTTTTGGTGCAGCAATAGTAAGACACTTTGAGATGCAAGATGTATTTTCAACAACTGGAAATTTAGCACTTACAAGAAGTAGAGATAAGTTAAGAAGTCTTCAAGTTCTATCAAAAAATGGTGTTGATTTACCAAGAACAGTTTTTGCATCAAATAAATCAAATGCAAAAGATGTAATAGCTTTAAGCGGTGGAACACCTTTGGTTTTAAAAATTTTAGAAGGGACACAAGGGGTTGGAGTTGTTTTAGTAGATAGTAAAAAAGCTGCAAAATCTGTTCTTGATGCTTTTTATGGAATGGATGTAAATTTGCTTGTTCAAGAGTATATTGAAGAGGCAAATGGAAGTGATATTAGAGTATTTATAGTTGGTGGAGAGGTCGTTGCTGCAATGAGAAGGCAAGGAGCTGAAGGTGACTTTAGATCAAATCTTCATCAAGGTGGAAATGCCTCTATTTATAAATTAAATAGAAAAGAAAAAACTACAGCACTTGCAGCTGCTAGAGCTATGGGACTTGGAGTTTGTGGTGTTGATATGATAATTTCAAAAAGAGGACCTTTGGTTATGGAGGTAAACTCAAGTCCTGGACTTGAAGGAATTGAGAAGTCAACAAATATTAATGTAGCTCAGAAAATTATAGATTATATTCAAAATAGCGTAAATCCAACTACTACAGATAATCAAAAAAGAAAAAAATTAAAAAAAGATAGTATTGGTGCATAA
- a CDS encoding ATP-dependent zinc protease, with translation MSQLQIIGRVEPISILDLELFDLDAKIDTGAYSNSLHCDDIFVDDSNFVHFRLLDKIHPSYHNKRVKMPLFKIKSVKSSNGVVQTRASIKVKVEFAGKIYQTVVSLTSRADMKYPMLIGRKFLQNRFLVDVSKKNILK, from the coding sequence ATGTCACAGCTGCAAATAATAGGAAGAGTAGAGCCTATATCTATTTTGGATTTAGAACTTTTTGATTTAGATGCAAAAATTGATACAGGAGCTTACTCAAACTCACTTCACTGCGATGATATCTTTGTAGATGATTCTAATTTTGTACACTTTAGACTACTAGATAAAATTCATCCCTCTTATCATAATAAAAGAGTAAAAATGCCACTTTTCAAAATAAAAAGTGTTAAAAGTTCAAATGGAGTTGTTCAAACTAGAGCCTCTATAAAAGTTAAAGTTGAATTTGCTGGAAAAATCTATCAAACAGTAGTATCACTAACTTCAAGAGCAGATATGAAATACCCTATGCTAATAGGTAGAAAGTTTTTGCAAAATCGTTTTTTAGTTGATGTTTCAAAAAAAAATATATTAAAATAG